Proteins co-encoded in one Syntrophorhabdaceae bacterium genomic window:
- a CDS encoding polymer-forming cytoskeletal protein: MFHKKNSSIETFISKDVTIKGELTTEGIVRIDGNFEGNIRVDGLIIGKTGDIKGDVEAREIMIDGNIEGNVSAKEIIEIKPDGKVQGDIQTVKLIISEGALFIGRSTMQKPQDTLSEQDEQGEQNENKVKKLFKSISIF; the protein is encoded by the coding sequence ATGTTTCATAAGAAAAACTCATCGATTGAAACATTCATAAGCAAGGATGTAACAATAAAGGGCGAACTCACTACAGAGGGGATTGTCAGGATCGATGGGAATTTTGAAGGCAATATCCGGGTAGACGGTCTGATCATCGGCAAGACCGGGGACATAAAAGGTGATGTGGAAGCCCGCGAAATAATGATTGACGGGAATATCGAAGGCAACGTCAGCGCAAAGGAGATCATTGAGATAAAGCCTGACGGAAAGGTCCAGGGCGATATCCAGACCGTCAAGCTGATCATATCTGAAGGGGCCCTTTTCATCGGACGTTCAACGATGCAGAAACCACAGGACACCCTGTCCGAACAGGATGAACAGGGTGAGCAGAATGAGAACAAGGTGAAGAAACTCTTCAAATCAATCTCGATATTTTAA
- a CDS encoding polymer-forming cytoskeletal protein, which yields MIPEKKNSSTEYEEKDITTVVADDLEIRGTIKFKTSVMLKGVFEGEIFSEGLLVVGPTAKVTATISTKTLVSHGEITGNVTATEQVTLKNTSLHNGDVSTPNIIIENGAVFNGSCAMRAKDITVK from the coding sequence ATGATACCGGAAAAGAAAAACAGCAGTACGGAATATGAGGAAAAGGATATCACCACCGTTGTTGCTGACGATCTCGAGATCAGAGGGACCATCAAGTTCAAGACCTCTGTTATGCTGAAGGGCGTTTTCGAGGGGGAAATCTTCTCGGAAGGGCTGCTGGTCGTTGGTCCTACCGCGAAGGTCACGGCCACCATCAGCACAAAAACCCTGGTGTCCCACGGCGAGATTACGGGCAATGTTACAGCAACCGAGCAGGTTACCCTCAAAAATACTTCTTTACATAACGGCGATGTCAGCACCCCGAACATTATTATCGAAAACGGCGCCGTGTTTAATGGCTCCTGCGCGATGAGAGCAAAGGACATAACGGTAAAATAA